A single window of Cytobacillus dafuensis DNA harbors:
- the cuyB gene encoding cysteate racemase has product MQKRSLGVIGGMGPMATSVFFEKVIENTVANADQEHINMVILNHATLPDRTDVIINQKEETFLNAVVKDIKLLETAGVENIAIPCNTSHFFYEQMQEMTSINIINMIDETCKKIHQKYGDQSKVAILATNGTVSSGIYRHGCLDYNMQLITPNEVYQEQVMNTIYNIKSDLAVDVNAIEQIIIDLVDKENCCCVILACTELSCLKLSDEVVKYCIDAMDVLVEKSIEYSGGQVKDPIKWG; this is encoded by the coding sequence ATGCAAAAAAGAAGCTTAGGCGTTATTGGTGGGATGGGGCCCATGGCAACATCTGTTTTTTTTGAAAAGGTCATTGAAAATACAGTCGCAAATGCTGATCAGGAGCATATCAATATGGTGATTCTCAACCATGCCACATTGCCAGATCGGACAGATGTGATTATAAATCAGAAGGAAGAAACATTTTTAAATGCAGTAGTAAAAGATATCAAGCTACTAGAAACAGCTGGTGTTGAGAATATAGCGATTCCATGTAATACGTCTCATTTTTTCTATGAACAAATGCAAGAAATGACTTCTATTAATATTATTAATATGATAGATGAGACTTGTAAAAAAATTCATCAAAAATATGGAGATCAAAGCAAGGTTGCGATTCTAGCTACAAATGGCACGGTGAGCAGTGGAATATACCGACATGGCTGTCTTGACTATAATATGCAGCTGATTACTCCAAATGAGGTCTATCAAGAACAAGTTATGAATACAATATATAATATAAAAAGTGACTTGGCAGTAGATGTGAATGCAATTGAACAAATCATAATAGACCTTGTTGATAAAGAGAATTGCTGTTGTGTTATTCTCGCCTGCACAGAACTATCTTGCTTGAAGCTAAGTGATGAAGTCGTGAAATATTGTATTGATGCAATGGATGTTCTAGTAGAAAAATCGATAGAATACTCTGGAGGTCAAGTGAAAGATCCCATTAAGTGGGGTTAA
- a CDS encoding spore germination protein, whose translation MEQKGKKVSNHIDENITFLKEALGVEKSFDVIQLDVVYAERKMAFYLVDGFVKDDILHYIMRLLARLDKEKLDGDILSKLVKTYIPYVEVETTDELEKVVDAVLAGPTALVVDGVDKVILIDARTYPVRGPQEPDIERVVRGSRDGFVETLVFNTALIRRRVRDRTLRMEYLQVGRRSKTDIVVSYIEDIADPELVTKIKDSLTKIEIDGLPMAEKTVEEFISGRHWNPYPLVRYTERPDVAATHLFEGHVCIIVDGSPSVIITPTTFWHHLQHAEEYRNKPIVGAYLRFVRFLAVWASVFMLPLWYLFAIQPELLPKSLSFIGPNSSTKVPLIVQFLVIEIGLDMLRMAAIHTPSALATALGLVAALMIGQVGVEVGLFVNEVILYFAIAAIGTFATPSYEMSLANRIIRIALLIVTSMFHSYGFIIGSCLLIILLTRMNSFGVPYFWPFIPFNNRAFRDVLLRSPIPLKHKRPRVLHTKDPDR comes from the coding sequence TTGGAACAAAAAGGAAAGAAAGTAAGTAACCATATTGACGAAAATATTACATTTTTAAAAGAAGCTCTTGGAGTCGAAAAAAGCTTTGATGTCATTCAGCTTGATGTTGTCTATGCAGAGCGGAAAATGGCTTTTTATCTAGTCGATGGCTTTGTTAAGGATGATATTCTCCATTACATAATGAGATTACTCGCTAGATTAGACAAAGAAAAGTTAGATGGTGACATACTCTCAAAGCTTGTAAAGACGTATATACCATATGTAGAAGTAGAAACGACAGATGAATTAGAAAAGGTAGTAGACGCCGTTTTGGCCGGACCGACAGCGCTCGTCGTTGATGGTGTCGATAAAGTCATATTAATCGATGCACGTACCTATCCGGTAAGGGGGCCACAAGAGCCAGATATTGAAAGAGTTGTGCGTGGATCACGTGATGGCTTTGTTGAAACCCTTGTTTTTAATACAGCATTAATACGAAGAAGAGTTAGAGATAGGACATTACGAATGGAATATTTGCAAGTGGGAAGGCGTTCAAAGACGGATATTGTCGTCAGTTATATTGAAGATATTGCGGATCCAGAGCTGGTTACAAAAATAAAAGATTCGCTTACAAAGATAGAAATAGATGGACTGCCAATGGCTGAAAAAACGGTTGAAGAATTTATTTCCGGACGACACTGGAATCCTTATCCCCTAGTTAGATATACAGAAAGACCAGATGTCGCTGCTACACATTTATTCGAAGGACATGTATGTATTATCGTTGACGGCTCACCAAGTGTCATTATTACGCCAACAACCTTCTGGCATCATTTACAGCATGCAGAAGAATACCGAAACAAGCCAATAGTAGGTGCTTATTTGCGTTTTGTTCGTTTTCTTGCCGTTTGGGCGTCCGTATTTATGCTGCCGCTTTGGTATTTATTTGCGATTCAGCCGGAATTATTGCCTAAGAGCTTATCTTTTATCGGACCAAATTCCTCAACGAAAGTGCCATTAATTGTTCAATTCCTAGTCATTGAAATCGGATTAGATATGCTCAGAATGGCTGCAATACACACCCCTTCTGCGTTAGCGACAGCGCTTGGTCTTGTTGCTGCTTTAATGATTGGACAAGTAGGAGTTGAAGTTGGTTTATTTGTTAATGAAGTTATTTTATATTTTGCAATTGCTGCAATTGGTACTTTTGCAACACCAAGCTATGAAATGAGTCTTGCTAACCGAATTATTAGAATTGCTTTATTGATTGTCACGAGTATGTTCCATTCATATGGATTTATCATTGGAAGCTGCTTGTTAATCATCCTATTAACAAGAATGAACTCCTTTGGGGTTCCATATTTTTGGCCATTTATTCCGTTTAATAACCGTGCCTTTAGAGATGTTCTGTTAAGGTCGCCGATTCCTTTGAAACACAAGCGTCCTCGAGTATTGCATACAAAGGATCCAGATCGGTAA
- a CDS encoding class I SAM-dependent methyltransferase, with amino-acid sequence MEVSLYDHPIFFKEYTSLRESGITYNDFVEQPAIKSAISELKDKSVLDLGCGTGHFSKYCIEKGASKVIGLDISKNMIEEAKKNNEHEKIEYICAPIEDMDFPKGKFDVIISSLAIHYIEDYSNLIKNISAFLKHNGEFVFSIEHPIVTARNEMNNWVKDKEGVKIHWALDNYQEEGRREEHWYIDGVVKYHRTISTLINTLIDNGLVLERIIEPQSTPTGLEKMPKLINEKRRPSFMIIKSRKNNV; translated from the coding sequence ATGGAAGTTTCACTTTATGATCATCCAATTTTCTTTAAAGAATATACGTCATTACGTGAAAGTGGAATAACCTATAATGATTTTGTTGAGCAGCCTGCCATTAAATCTGCCATTTCTGAACTGAAGGATAAGTCTGTCTTAGATTTAGGATGTGGGACAGGCCACTTTTCCAAGTATTGTATAGAAAAAGGCGCTTCCAAAGTCATAGGTTTAGACATTTCTAAAAATATGATAGAAGAAGCTAAAAAGAATAACGAGCACGAAAAAATAGAGTATATTTGTGCACCAATAGAAGATATGGACTTCCCAAAAGGAAAATTTGATGTCATTATAAGTTCTTTAGCTATTCATTACATAGAGGATTACTCAAATCTTATTAAGAATATTAGTGCATTTTTAAAACATAATGGTGAATTTGTATTTTCAATAGAGCATCCTATCGTAACAGCTAGAAATGAAATGAATAATTGGGTGAAGGATAAAGAAGGAGTTAAAATACATTGGGCTTTAGATAATTATCAAGAAGAAGGAAGAAGAGAGGAGCATTGGTATATTGATGGTGTTGTGAAGTACCATAGAACCATTTCAACCTTAATAAATACTCTAATAGACAATGGGCTTGTGCTCGAGAGAATTATAGAGCCACAGTCAACTCCAACTGGGTTAGAAAAAATGCCAAAATTAATAAATGAAAAACGGAGACCATCTTTCATGATCATAAAATCGAGAAAAAATAATGTTTGA
- a CDS encoding lipid II flippase family protein, translated as MGLTFVIHLIDTLAYSVRLNTVKSGKYALSMSLFNIFVLVSRTANMFQAPLIGTLIGISISKGIDPLQDIRLVIFSATAGTLAGIIFIPTFLKLFGKAVDKLEIKGSVPAIVVEALSISNLKRIVKSTTKPKKKMYSRLRYREIPKRFLLLNTMITAIYTIGVISASYAAFFVEEKYHLAVAGSSGMINGVATILLTLISRS; from the coding sequence ATGGGGCTAACTTTCGTCATACATTTAATAGATACACTGGCTTACTCTGTCCGGCTTAATACCGTAAAAAGCGGGAAGTACGCCCTGTCTATGTCGTTATTTAATATTTTTGTTTTAGTATCAAGGACAGCCAATATGTTTCAAGCACCATTAATAGGTACATTAATAGGAATAAGCATTTCGAAGGGAATCGATCCTTTGCAAGATATTCGCCTAGTCATTTTTTCAGCGACAGCAGGTACGCTAGCAGGAATCATATTCATTCCTACCTTCCTTAAATTATTCGGAAAGGCTGTTGATAAGCTTGAAATAAAAGGATCCGTTCCTGCCATCGTGGTAGAGGCGTTAAGTATCTCTAATCTTAAACGTATAGTAAAAAGTACAACTAAGCCTAAGAAAAAAATGTATTCTAGATTAAGATATAGGGAGATTCCGAAGAGATTTCTGCTTCTTAATACAATGATAACAGCTATTTATACGATAGGTGTGATTTCTGCCTCCTACGCAGCTTTTTTTGTAGAAGAAAAGTATCATTTGGCCGTAGCAGGCTCATCCGGAATGATTAATGGTGTTGCGACCATCTTATTAACTTTAATTAGTCGATCCTAA
- a CDS encoding lipid II flippase family protein yields the protein MRNKRPYGDVKALVILLIGTKLLGTLIGQFLIYPAAKVIASIYS from the coding sequence ATAAGAAATAAACGGCCTTATGGAGATGTTAAGGCTCTTGTCATCCTATTAATAGGAACGAAACTACTAGGAACTCTCATTGGGCAATTTTTAATTTATCCAGCAGCAAAAGTAATAGCGAGCATTTATAGCTAA
- a CDS encoding DUF3951 domain-containing protein: MNPMELMAIGFPAVIVIIVMISFYKVFVKKRSVTPFYTPFDQITGQTGVEFHEEQEILAEDEDRGDDKDKKTKPGNENKN; this comes from the coding sequence ATGAATCCGATGGAACTAATGGCAATTGGATTTCCGGCAGTTATTGTAATAATCGTTATGATTAGTTTTTATAAGGTTTTTGTGAAGAAAAGAAGTGTAACGCCTTTCTACACCCCATTTGATCAGATCACTGGACAAACTGGAGTCGAATTTCATGAGGAACAGGAAATTCTTGCTGAAGATGAGGATCGGGGTGATGATAAGGATAAAAAGACAAAACCGGGTAATGAAAATAAAAACTAA
- a CDS encoding DUF3951 domain-containing protein, whose protein sequence is MAYFFTGVLVFTIGFAVFKAIRKRKLPSNEYTPFDDITSGKSEKD, encoded by the coding sequence ATGGCTTACTTTTTCACAGGAGTTTTAGTGTTTACTATTGGATTTGCTGTATTTAAAGCGATAAGAAAGAGAAAACTGCCTAGTAACGAATATACTCCATTTGACGATATCACTTCGGGTAAATCTGAAAAGGATTAA
- a CDS encoding dienelactone hydrolase family protein produces the protein MINIQNKSDSVIIVVHEIYGINKHMEHVCQRLSEKHFDVICPNLLEQEAPYDYSQEEAAYRHFMGNIGFMNASEKIKNVIQDSKDKYKKVYLLGFSIGATIAWLCSEEECLDGMVGYYGSRIRNYTDIDPKCPTMLFFPETEPSFNVDDLISCLDEKKVEVHKFNGQHGFSDPYSPKYNVKSAQEALGLMVDFYRRLTGSKTPTSRIHVCKGE, from the coding sequence TTGATAAACATACAAAATAAATCAGACTCTGTTATCATTGTCGTTCATGAAATTTATGGGATTAACAAGCACATGGAACATGTTTGTCAACGGTTGTCGGAAAAACATTTTGATGTTATTTGTCCAAATTTATTGGAGCAAGAAGCGCCTTATGATTATTCTCAAGAGGAAGCCGCTTATCGTCATTTTATGGGGAATATAGGCTTTATGAATGCTTCTGAAAAAATTAAAAATGTAATACAAGATAGTAAAGATAAGTATAAAAAAGTATATCTTCTCGGATTTAGTATTGGGGCAACGATTGCGTGGTTATGCAGTGAAGAAGAATGTCTCGATGGAATGGTTGGATACTATGGTTCTCGAATTAGGAATTATACAGATATTGATCCAAAATGTCCTACGATGCTATTTTTTCCTGAAACAGAGCCATCATTTAATGTGGACGATTTAATATCATGCTTAGACGAAAAAAAGGTAGAGGTACATAAATTTAACGGACAACATGGATTTAGTGACCCATATTCTCCAAAATATAATGTTAAATCAGCACAAGAAGCATTAGGCTTAATGGTTGATTTTTATCGCAGATTAACGGGCAGTAAGACCCCCACTTCAAGGATTCACGTATGCAAAGGAGAGTAA
- a CDS encoding ArsR/SmtB family transcription factor yields MDVLNFTSRKRETYQVQLKYSLLWECALGIAAITNTTLINTLEKPVKYWRDIRKSLSNELLENLDFVEKNNTWKALLQLLHAKDFSHLKELTSYIEELPLTDLKYISLPFIGLKYQTVRQNAALGEESAINELKDLTNNNPFFPSYIEFMCKVDGNLLKEHLISVMTGWYGEVIEKESELLNRILQADYEAKKEMRGKMNPEELVEWSTGGITYMPEPTVNHVLLIPQYIYRPWNIEADIEGTKVFYYPIANESISPNDRYTPNNFLVLKHKALGDEVRLRIVKLLYEADLTLQNITDQLNIGKSTVHHHLKILRAAKLVEIIGSKYSLKKKAVEFLSEELNIFLNK; encoded by the coding sequence TTGGATGTTTTAAATTTTACAAGCAGGAAAAGAGAAACCTACCAAGTTCAGTTAAAATACTCCTTACTGTGGGAATGTGCATTGGGAATTGCAGCCATTACAAATACTACACTTATAAATACATTGGAGAAACCAGTGAAGTATTGGAGAGATATAAGGAAATCTTTATCAAATGAATTATTGGAGAATTTGGACTTTGTTGAAAAAAATAATACTTGGAAAGCTTTACTACAATTGTTACATGCAAAAGATTTTTCTCATTTAAAAGAGCTTACTTCCTACATAGAGGAACTGCCTCTTACTGATTTAAAGTATATTAGTTTACCTTTTATAGGCTTAAAATATCAAACAGTAAGACAAAATGCTGCATTAGGTGAGGAATCAGCTATTAATGAATTGAAAGATTTAACTAATAATAACCCATTTTTTCCTAGCTATATAGAATTCATGTGTAAAGTGGATGGTAATCTCCTGAAAGAACATCTTATTAGCGTTATGACAGGATGGTATGGCGAGGTTATAGAGAAAGAATCCGAGCTATTGAATAGAATCTTACAAGCAGATTATGAAGCGAAAAAAGAAATGAGAGGAAAAATGAATCCTGAAGAACTTGTTGAATGGTCAACGGGAGGGATTACTTATATGCCTGAGCCTACTGTAAATCATGTCCTACTAATCCCTCAATATATTTATCGCCCATGGAATATAGAAGCAGATATTGAGGGCACAAAAGTTTTTTATTATCCCATAGCAAATGAAAGTATTTCCCCAAATGATCGATATACGCCAAACAACTTTTTGGTGCTTAAACATAAGGCATTAGGAGATGAGGTTCGACTGCGGATTGTTAAACTGCTGTACGAAGCGGATCTTACTTTGCAAAATATAACGGATCAATTAAACATAGGTAAATCTACTGTCCATCATCATCTGAAGATTCTTAGAGCAGCTAAATTAGTTGAAATTATTGGATCAAAGTATTCACTTAAAAAGAAAGCTGTTGAATTTTTATCTGAAGAACTAAACATTTTCTTAAATAAATAA
- a CDS encoding MFS transporter yields the protein MGWTVSNNILKNRSFVFVWIGNAISELGGAFGTFCNSILIYQLTGSTMALGSMWLLYFIPSLILQLFIGPFIDKWSRKWIMIFSQWTRGVIFFIPLVTLITGNLEAWHIYTVQIIVGLITPIYTPANQAITPTIVSKDQLSTANAYIDGTVRLMTFCAPILGGLIVEYIGVKPTLISVSALLITSGILLHFIHEVKISQSVRKSWLEHFIEGISYFFKQPVIVWLGVFLVFVQFGVGVTMVINLPYITKELSGSYAEYGYFMAAFPLGYVIGSILVGKITYKSRRVLMLGALVIGGLTFISLGINNSIIFAIFTEVIAGIAMAFFGVHNITICQQSVPDHLMGKVSSVRLFIIRGAMPLGVLAGSFLGELWGIRPMYLLIGSIICTVSLLGIILPYFKFIDNTSIKNIAS from the coding sequence ATGGGATGGACCGTGAGCAACAATATTTTAAAGAATCGTTCATTTGTTTTTGTTTGGATAGGTAACGCTATTTCTGAATTAGGCGGTGCTTTCGGTACTTTTTGCAACTCGATTCTTATCTATCAACTTACAGGTTCTACTATGGCATTGGGAAGTATGTGGCTGTTATATTTTATACCCTCTCTTATCCTTCAATTGTTTATTGGTCCGTTTATTGATAAATGGAGTCGAAAATGGATAATGATTTTTTCTCAATGGACAAGAGGGGTAATTTTCTTTATACCACTTGTTACACTCATAACTGGGAACCTTGAAGCGTGGCATATTTATACAGTTCAAATTATAGTAGGCTTAATCACTCCAATATATACACCTGCAAATCAAGCGATTACCCCTACCATTGTGTCAAAAGACCAACTTAGTACAGCTAATGCTTATATAGATGGAACTGTAAGATTAATGACTTTCTGTGCACCAATATTAGGAGGACTCATTGTTGAGTACATCGGTGTAAAACCGACACTCATTTCTGTTAGCGCCTTACTTATCACAAGTGGAATCCTATTGCATTTTATCCATGAGGTGAAAATTTCCCAAAGTGTGCGGAAATCATGGCTGGAACATTTTATTGAAGGTATCTCCTACTTTTTTAAGCAGCCAGTAATCGTTTGGTTAGGAGTTTTTTTAGTTTTTGTCCAGTTTGGAGTAGGGGTAACGATGGTTATTAATCTTCCTTATATAACGAAGGAATTATCAGGAAGCTATGCCGAATACGGATATTTTATGGCTGCTTTCCCTCTAGGTTATGTGATTGGTTCAATACTAGTTGGAAAAATTACATATAAGAGTCGCAGGGTTTTAATGTTAGGAGCTTTGGTTATTGGGGGTTTAACATTTATCTCTCTTGGAATAAATAACAGTATCATTTTTGCGATTTTTACGGAGGTTATTGCTGGAATAGCTATGGCGTTTTTTGGAGTTCATAACATAACGATTTGTCAACAATCTGTGCCAGATCATTTAATGGGTAAAGTATCTTCTGTTCGACTTTTTATCATTAGAGGTGCAATGCCATTAGGTGTATTGGCAGGGAGTTTTTTAGGTGAACTTTGGGGGATACGCCCAATGTACTTACTAATAGGTTCCATTATTTGTACAGTATCATTATTAGGAATAATTCTTCCTTACTTTAAATTTATTGATAATACGAGTATCAAGAATATTGCCTCCTGA
- a CDS encoding GNAT family N-acetyltransferase has product MEVNIRPVQINDASAIHRICTQEAVLQYMVFLPSMRVDAVENRLRNLGDNQFEFVAELNGNVVGFVGLTQGRGRFSHSGELFIGVDSEYHKKGIGKALLTKALDLADNWLMLERVGLGVLVTNPVAQALYEKFGFTVEGKKKGSIKAHGRFIDEIKMSRFRPNGLLANT; this is encoded by the coding sequence GTGGAAGTAAATATTCGTCCTGTACAGATAAATGATGCCAGTGCAATTCATCGTATCTGCACACAGGAAGCCGTTCTGCAATATATGGTTTTTCTTCCTAGTATGAGAGTGGATGCTGTCGAAAATAGGTTGCGAAACCTGGGAGATAATCAATTTGAGTTTGTTGCGGAGCTTAATGGCAATGTTGTTGGCTTTGTAGGTCTAACTCAAGGACGAGGTAGATTTTCGCATTCGGGGGAATTATTTATTGGCGTAGACAGTGAATATCATAAAAAAGGAATTGGGAAAGCATTACTTACAAAGGCTCTTGATCTTGCAGACAATTGGCTAATGCTTGAAAGAGTGGGACTTGGGGTTCTTGTAACAAATCCTGTTGCACAGGCCTTATATGAAAAATTTGGTTTTACAGTAGAAGGAAAAAAGAAAGGCAGTATAAAAGCTCACGGCAGATTTATAGATGAAATAAAAATGAGCCGGTTCCGCCCTAACGGTCTTCTAGCGAACACATGA
- a CDS encoding PD40 domain-containing protein, which yields MKRIIIVLALIILSIQPLSFVSAESNIGLRAAFIRSNDLWIKNGRKEMKITNDVKAKFPKWSFDGNWIAYIRDSKYQEGDLWLYHVKSNRHFKVYSNVRANFQWAPNQNTLGFQSDQSLRIIDVTSLKQSLKIASGIINFSWFPDGSGLLTSSKAGESVFSDIVLSKILINHNKKQYQSQHFYTIAVGKNEYFYGTSQFKWSNDRRWIAFQLVPTASLSADSNTLSVLSNDGQSFYKIDEMLDYDEWFQWAPSKNFLGYIQGFSRMAITNKKLKVANVDKSSFSEYTPKGFVDRDLTWRTDDSIFVSRSIDSEWVDVKQRPLPSLYKVDLKTKTAQKITSPSIKEGDFRPQSINNENKLIWIRTDREKAKVWIADSDGLNQKIWIENMNPGTWYYEHWNWDEVFSLYQPYKKKFLK from the coding sequence ATGAAAAGAATTATAATAGTTCTTGCTTTAATTATATTAAGTATTCAACCTCTTTCATTTGTTTCGGCAGAATCCAACATAGGATTGAGAGCAGCATTTATTAGGAGCAATGATCTATGGATTAAAAATGGTCGGAAGGAAATGAAAATTACCAATGACGTAAAGGCAAAATTTCCAAAGTGGTCTTTTGACGGCAATTGGATTGCCTATATTCGAGATTCAAAATATCAAGAAGGGGACTTGTGGCTGTATCATGTAAAATCAAATAGACATTTTAAAGTTTATTCAAATGTGAGGGCGAATTTTCAGTGGGCTCCAAATCAAAATACTCTTGGATTTCAATCCGATCAATCTCTAAGAATAATAGATGTTACATCATTAAAGCAATCTCTTAAGATTGCTTCTGGAATTATAAATTTTTCATGGTTTCCTGATGGATCAGGCTTATTAACCTCTTCTAAAGCTGGTGAAAGTGTTTTTTCAGATATAGTGTTATCCAAAATATTAATTAACCACAATAAGAAACAGTATCAATCTCAACATTTTTACACAATCGCTGTTGGAAAGAATGAATATTTTTATGGAACAAGCCAGTTTAAATGGTCCAATGACCGCAGGTGGATTGCATTTCAGCTAGTTCCGACAGCCTCTTTATCGGCTGATAGTAATACATTGAGTGTTCTTTCTAATGATGGGCAGAGTTTTTATAAAATAGATGAGATGTTAGATTATGATGAATGGTTTCAGTGGGCACCAAGTAAAAACTTCTTAGGGTATATTCAAGGATTCAGCCGAATGGCTATAACAAATAAGAAATTAAAAGTTGCAAATGTAGATAAAAGTAGTTTTTCCGAATATACACCTAAAGGATTTGTTGATCGTGATTTGACATGGCGGACTGATGATTCAATCTTCGTTTCGCGTTCTATTGATAGTGAATGGGTAGATGTTAAACAAAGACCACTGCCTTCTCTATATAAGGTTGATTTGAAAACAAAGACTGCACAGAAAATAACTTCACCTTCAATAAAGGAAGGAGACTTTCGCCCACAATCTATAAATAATGAGAATAAATTAATCTGGATAAGAACAGATAGAGAAAAAGCGAAAGTTTGGATTGCCGATTCAGATGGATTAAACCAGAAAATCTGGATTGAAAATATGAATCCTGGAACTTGGTATTATGAACACTGGAATTGGGACGAGGTTTTTAGCTTATATCAACCATATAAAAAGAAATTTTTGAAATAG
- a CDS encoding histidine--tRNA ligase — MKKMDYQNVKGTQDYLPEAEVVRRNIRRTLEDVFIQYGCKPLETPILNYTELLASKYGGGAEILEEMYTLTDRGERDLALRYDLTIPFAKVVAMNPTIKMPFKRYEIGKVFRDGPIKTGRFREFTQCDVDIVGIESQIAEAELMMMALDAFAKLDLNVTIQYNNRKLLTGMLEVLGTPAEKINQVVLILDKLEKVGLEAVTSELTEQGLPSATVKLINQFLTDKNNTNYRYFEPFSDQNDQVKQGLSELKELEAYLEALSINNQCVFNPFLARGLEIYTGTIYEIFLSNKTIKSSIGSGGRYDNAIGGLIGTNENFSTVGISFGLDVIYTALNKSKEKNANRPDVDYYVIPLNTPKESLLVAKYLRGQGYKVEFEMGNKKIGKALDKANKENIRSVIIIGEVEVKNNQYKVKDMLSGEEKMEYFFFNKG, encoded by the coding sequence ATGAAAAAAATGGATTATCAAAATGTAAAAGGAACACAGGATTATTTACCAGAAGCGGAGGTTGTTCGAAGAAATATTAGAAGAACATTAGAAGACGTATTTATCCAATACGGATGTAAGCCCTTGGAAACACCGATTCTTAATTATACAGAGCTGCTTGCGTCTAAGTATGGTGGTGGTGCAGAGATATTAGAGGAAATGTATACCTTGACAGACAGGGGAGAAAGAGATTTAGCATTGCGATACGATCTCACGATTCCATTCGCAAAAGTAGTTGCCATGAATCCAACGATTAAGATGCCGTTTAAAAGGTATGAGATCGGTAAAGTATTCAGGGATGGTCCAATCAAAACGGGAAGGTTTCGTGAATTTACACAATGTGATGTGGATATCGTAGGAATTGAGTCTCAAATTGCTGAGGCAGAATTAATGATGATGGCATTAGATGCATTCGCCAAACTTGATTTGAACGTCACGATTCAATATAACAATCGAAAATTATTGACTGGAATGCTTGAAGTGCTTGGAACACCAGCGGAGAAAATCAATCAAGTCGTTTTAATCCTTGATAAACTCGAAAAAGTAGGATTGGAAGCTGTTACTTCAGAGCTTACTGAGCAGGGGCTTCCATCTGCAACGGTCAAATTAATTAATCAGTTCTTAACCGATAAAAATAATACAAACTATCGTTATTTTGAGCCGTTTTCTGACCAAAACGATCAAGTTAAGCAAGGATTAAGTGAACTCAAAGAGTTAGAAGCATACTTGGAAGCCTTAAGTATTAATAATCAGTGTGTATTTAATCCCTTTTTAGCACGAGGGCTGGAAATATACACCGGCACGATCTATGAAATTTTTCTTTCTAATAAAACGATTAAGTCCAGCATTGGCAGTGGTGGAAGATATGATAATGCAATCGGTGGATTGATCGGAACAAACGAGAACTTTTCAACAGTGGGAATATCATTTGGATTAGATGTGATCTATACTGCATTAAATAAATCAAAGGAAAAAAACGCAAATCGTCCAGATGTGGATTATTATGTCATTCCTTTAAATACCCCAAAAGAGTCACTATTAGTCGCAAAATACTTAAGAGGTCAAGGATACAAGGTTGAGTTTGAAATGGGGAACAAAAAGATAGGAAAGGCTTTAGATAAAGCAAACAAGGAAAATATTCGCAGCGTCATTATCATTGGAGAGGTGGAAGTGAAAAATAATCAATATAAAGTTAAAGATATGCTGTCTGGTGAAGAAAAAATGGAATATTTCTTTTTTAATAAAGGGTGA
- a CDS encoding DUF3953 domain-containing protein, with protein sequence MLKILRIIFSLSTVALSAFSLITQNYNLTPYVMFLLGVTMLMTGIIELQKDKKGFPGYLCIIVSLFIFFVSIQGFLVK encoded by the coding sequence ATGCTAAAAATATTAAGAATAATATTTTCATTAAGTACTGTCGCTTTATCAGCTTTTAGTCTAATAACTCAAAATTATAACCTCACACCGTATGTTATGTTTTTATTAGGTGTTACTATGTTGATGACAGGAATAATAGAGCTTCAAAAAGACAAAAAAGGCTTTCCTGGCTATTTATGTATTATCGTTTCTTTATTTATTTTTTTTGTATCTATACAGGGATTTTTAGTAAAGTAA